From the Macaca nemestrina isolate mMacNem1 chromosome 7, mMacNem.hap1, whole genome shotgun sequence genome, one window contains:
- the LOC105477842 gene encoding capping protein, Arp2/3 and myosin-I linker protein 3 isoform X5: protein MSWRSVPSTRSVRTRSWWRRSVAWCLIRRGNADTPEGPRDTSPNSETSTSTTHSVCGGFSETYAALCDYNGLHCREEVQWDVDTIYHAEDNREFNLLDFSHLESRDLALMVAALAYNQWFTKLYCKDLRLGSEVLEQVLHTLSKSGSLEELVLDNAGLKTDFVQKLAGVFGENGSCVLHALTLSHNPIEDKGFFSLSQQLLCFPTGLTKLCLAKTAISPRGLQALGQTFGANPAFASSLRYLDLSKNPGLLATDEANALYSFLAQPNALVHLDLSGTDCVIDLLLGALLHGCCSHLTYLNLARNSCSHRKGRESPPAFKQFFSSAYTLSHVNLSATKLPLEALRALLQGLSLNSHLSDLHLDLSSCELRSAGAQALQEQLGAVTCVGSLDLSDNGFDSDLLTLVPALGKNKSLKHLFLGKNFNVKAKTLEEILHKLVQLIQEEDCSLQSLSVADSRLKLRTSILINALGSNTCLAKVDLSGNGMEDIGAKMLSKALQINSSLRTILWDRNNTSALGFLDIARALESNHTLRFMSFPVSDISQAYRSAPERTEDVWQKIQWCLVRNNHSQTCPQEQAFRLQQGLVTSSAEQMLQRLCGRVQEEVRALRLCPLEPVQDELLYARDLIKDAKNSRALFPSLYELGHVLANDGPVRQRLESVASEVSKAVDKELQVILESMVSLTQELCPVAMRVAEGHNKMLSNVAERVTVPRNFIRGALLEQAGQDIQNKLDEVKLSVVTYLTNSIVDEILQELYHSHKSLARHLTQLRTLSDPPGCPGQGQDLSSRGRGRNHDHEETTDDELGTNIDTMAIKKQKRCRKIRPVSAFISGSPQDMESQLGNLGIPPGWFSGLGGSQPTATGSWEGLSELPTHGYKLRHQTQGRPRPPRTTPPGPGRPSQMPAPGTRQENGMATRLDEGLEDFFSRRVMEESSSYPRTLRTVRPGLSEPPLPPLQKKRRRGLFHFRRPRSFKGDRGPGSPTTGLLLPPPPPPPPTQESPPSPDPPSLGNNSSPCWSPEEESGLLPGFGGGRGPSFCRKMGTEVSEPGEGGPAPGIAQQPRVHGVALPGLERAKGWSFDGKREGPGADQEGSTQAWQKRRSSDDAGPGSWKPPPPPQSTKPSFSAMRRAEATWHIAEESAPNHSCQSPSPASQDGEEEKEGTLFPERTLPARNAKLQDPALAPRPPKPVAVPRGRRPPQEPGVREEAEAGDVTPGGNKPQLRLGSQQDQEEPEVQGLPDPGRRTAPLKPKRTRRAQSCDKLEPDRRRPPDPTAGTSEPGTD from the exons ATGTCCTGGAGATCCGTGCCTTCAACACGCTCAGTCAGAACCAG ATCCTGGTGGAGACGGAGCGTGGCATG GTGTTTGATCCGGCGTGGAAACGCAGACACCCCAGAGGGGCCCCGAGACACATCCCCCAACTCTGAGACTTCCACATCTACCACCCACAGTGTCTGCG GTGGCTTCTCTGAGACCTACGCTGCTCTGTGTGACTACAATGGGTTACACTGCCGTGAGGAGGTTCAATGG GATGTGGACACCATCTACCATGCTGAAGATAACCGGGAGTTCAATCTCTTGGATTTCAGCCACTTGGAGAGCCG AGACTTGGCCCTAATGGTAGCAGCCCTGGCCTACAACCAGTGGTTCACCAAACTCTACTGCAAGGACTTGCGACTG GGCTCTGAAGTGCTAGAACAGGTGCTACATACCCTGAGCAAGTCGGGGAGCCTCGAAGAGCTGGTGCTGGACAACGCCGGGCTTAAGAC GGATTTTGTCCAGAAGCTGGCCGGGGTGTTTGGGGAGAACGGGAGCTGTGTGCTGCATGCCCTCACTCTGTCCCACAACCCCATCGAGGACAAGG GCTTCTTCAGTCTGAGCCAGCAGCTCCTCTGCTTCCCCACTGGCCTCACCaaactgtgcctggccaagactgCCATTTCCCCTCGAG GGCTCCAGGCACTCGGCCAGACCTTCGGGGCCAACCCAGCATTTGCCAGCTCCCTTCGATACCTGGACCTGAGCAAGAACCCTGGGCTCCTCGCCACGGACGAGGCCAAT GCCCTCTACAGTTTCCTGGCCCAACCCAATGCTCTGGTGCACCTGGACCTGTCAGGAACTGACTGCGTCATCGACTTG CTTCTCGGTGCCCTACTCCACGGCTGCTGCTCCCACCTCACCTACCTCAACCTGGCTCGCAACAGCTGCTCCCACag GAAGGGTCGAGAGTCCCCGCCGGCCTTCAAGCAGTTCTTCAGCAGCGCCTACACACTGAGCCACGTCAACCTGTCAGCCACAAAGCTGCCCCTGGAGGCCCTCAG GGCGCTGCTTCAGGGCCTCTCCCTCAACAGTCACCTCAGTGACCTACACCTGGATCTCAGCAGCTGTGAG CTCCGCTCAGCGGGAGCCCAAGCCTTGCAGGAGCAGCTGGGAGCTGTCACCTGTGTAGGCAGCCTGGATCTGTCGGACAATG GGTTCGACTCGGACCTCCTGACACTGGTGCCGGCACTTGGCAAGAACAAGTCCCTCAAGCACCTGTTTTTGGGCAAGAACTTCAATGTCAAGGCCAA GACCCTGGAGGAGATCCTCCACAAGCTGGTGCAGCTAATCCAGGAAGAGGACTGT TCCCTGCAGTCACTGTCGGTGGCAGACTCCCGGCTGAAGCTTCGCACCAGCATCCTCATCAATGCCCTGGGCAGCAACACCTGCCTGGCCAAGGTGGATCTGAGCGGCAATGGCATGGAGGACATCGGGGCCAAGATGCTGTCTAAGGCCTTGCAGATAAACTCCTCCCTCAG AACTATCCTATGGGATCGGAACAATACATCTGCCCTGGGCTTCCTGGACATCGCAAGGGCCCTGGAGAG CAACCACACGCTGCGCTTCATGTCCTTCCCCGTGAGCGACATCTCCCAAGCCTATCGCAGCGCCCCTGAGCGCACGGAGGACGTCTGGCAGAAG atccaatggtgcttagTGAGGAACAACCACTCCCAGACGTGCCCCCAGGAGCAGGCCTTCAGGTTGCAGCAGGGCCTGGTGACCAGCAGCGCCGAGCAA atGCTGCAGCGGCTGTGTGGACGAGTGCAGGAGGAGGTGCGGGCCCTGAGACTCTGCCCCCTGGAGCCCGTGCAGGATGAGCTACTCTACGCTCGGGACCTCATCAAAGATGCCAAGAACTCCCGGGCG CTGTTTCCCAGCCTCTATGAGCTGGGCCACGTACTGGCCAATGACGGGCCTGTGCGGCAGAGGCTGGAATCAGTAGCAAGCGAGGTGTCCAAAGCTGTGGACAAGGAGCTGCAG GTGATCCTGGAGTCCATGGTCAGCCTGACACAGGAGTTATGCCCTGTGGCCATGCGGGTGGCCGAGGGGCACAACAAGATGCTGAGCAATGTGGCGGAGCGTGTCACAGTGCCCCGGAACTTCATCCGAGGGGCACTGCTGGAGCAAGCAGGACAGGACATTCAGAACAAGCTGGA TGAAGTCAAGCTCTCAGTCGTCACCTACCTAACCAACTCCATAGTGGATGAGATCCTGCAAGAGCTCTACCACTCCCACAAGAGCCTG GCCCGGCACCTGACCCAGCTAAGGACGCTGTCAGATCCACCAGGGTGCCCAGGCCAAGGGCAGGATCTGTCCTCCCGGGGCCGAGGCCGGAACCATGACCATGAGGAGACCACAGATGATGAACTTGGGACCAACATT GACACCATGGCCATCAAAAAGCAGAAACGCTGCCGCAAGATCCGGCCGGTGTCTGCCTTCATCA GCGGGAGCCCTCAGGACATGGAAAGCCAACTGGGGAACCTGGGAATCCCCCCTGGCTGGTTCTCAGGACTCGGGGGCAGCCAGCCCACAGCTACTGGCTCCTGGGAAGGTCTATCTGAGCTGCCCACTCATGGTTACAAACTAAGGCATCAAACACAAGGGAGGCCCCGCCCCCCCAGGACCACGCCTCCAGGACCTGGTCGGCCCAGT cagatgccagcacctggGACTCGTCAAGAGAATGGGATGGCCACCCGCCTGGATGAGGGGCTGGAGGACTTCTTCAGCCGAAGGGTCATGGAGGAAAGTTCCAG CTACCCCCGGACTCTGAGGACCGTACGGCCAGGACTCTCAGAGCCACCGCTGCCTCCACTCCAGAAGAAAAGGCGCCGGGGCCTGTTTCACTTTCGCAGGCCCCGGAGCTTCAAGGGGGACAGGGGGCCGGGGTCCCCCACCACTGgactcctcctccctccacccccaccccctcccccgaCTCAGGAGAGCCCCCCTAGCCCAGACCCCCCAAGCCTCGGCAATAACTCCTCTCCCTGCTGGAGCCCAGAGGAGGAGAGCGGCCTCCTGCCTGGATTTGGTGGGGGCCGGGGGCCTTCCTTCTGCAGGAAGATG GGCACTGAGGTGTCGGAGCCAGGGGAGGGGGGCCCAGCCCCTGGGATAGCACAGCAGCCACGGGTTCACGGTGTTGCCCTTCCTGGGTTGGAAAGAGCCAAGGGTTGGAGCTTCGATGGGAAACGAGAG GGCCCAGGCGCAGACCAGGAGGGCAGCACCCAGGCCTGGCAGAAACGGCGCTCTTCGGATGATGCAG GGCCTGGATCCTGGaagcccccaccaccaccccaaaGCACCAAACCAAGCTTCAGTGCCATGCGCCGAGCAGAGGCCACGTGGCACATAG CTGAAGAGAGTGCCCCCAACCACAGCTGCCAGagtcccagcccagcctcccaagatggggaagaggagaaggaggggacCCTCTTCCCAGAGAGGACACTTCCAGCTAGGAATGCCAAG CTACAGGACCCTGCTCTAGCTCCACGGCCTCCCAAGCCAGTGGCTGTGCCCAGGGGCCGCCGGCCTCCCCAGGAGCCAGGGGtcagggaggaggctgaggctggggatgTAACTCCAGGAGGCAACAAACCCCAGCTGAGGCTGGGATCACAGCAAGACCAAGAGGAGCCCGAAGTCCAAG GGCTCCCTGATCCAGGCCGGCGGACTGCCCCACTGAAACCCAAGAGGACACGGCGGGCACAGTCCTGTGACAAGCTGGAACCTGATAGAAGACGGCCTCCTGACCCCACAG CAGGAACCAGTGAGCCAGGAACAGACTGA
- the LOC105477842 gene encoding capping protein, Arp2/3 and myosin-I linker protein 3 isoform X4: MAKPSVELTRELQDSIRRCLSQGAVLQQHRVKLETKPKKFEDRVLALTSWRLHLFPLKVPAKVESSFNVLEIRAFNTLSQNQILVETERGMVSMRLPSAESVDQVTRHVSSALSKVCPGPGCLIRRGNADTPEGPRDTSPNSETSTSTTHSVCGGFSETYAALCDYNGLHCREEVQWDVDTIYHAEDNREFNLLDFSHLESRDLALMVAALAYNQWFTKLYCKDLRLGSEVLEQVLHTLSKSGSLEELVLDNAGLKTDFVQKLAGVFGENGSCVLHALTLSHNPIEDKGFFSLSQQLLCFPTGLTKLCLAKTAISPRGLQALGQTFGANPAFASSLRYLDLSKNPGLLATDEANALYSFLAQPNALVHLDLSGTDCVIDLLLGALLHGCCSHLTYLNLARNSCSHRKGRESPPAFKQFFSSAYTLSHVNLSATKLPLEALRALLQGLSLNSHLSDLHLDLSSCELRSAGAQALQEQLGAVTCVGSLDLSDNGFDSDLLTLVPALGKNKSLKHLFLGKNFNVKAKTLEEILHKLVQLIQEEDCSLQSLSVADSRLKLRTSILINALGSNTCLAKVDLSGNGMEDIGAKMLSKALQINSSLRTILWDRNNTSALGFLDIARALESNHTLRFMSFPVSDISQAYRSAPERTEDVWQKIQWCLVRNNHSQTCPQEQAFRLQQGLVTSSAEQMLQRLCGRVQEEVRALRLCPLEPVQDELLYARDLIKDAKNSRALFPSLYELGHVLANDGPVRQRLESVASEVSKAVDKELQVILESMVSLTQELCPVAMRVAEGHNKMLSNVAERVTVPRNFIRGALLEQAGQDIQNKLDEVKLSVVTYLTNSIVDEILQELYHSHKSLARHLTQLRTLSDPPGCPGQGQDLSSRGRGRNHDHEETTDDELGTNIDTMAIKKQKRCRKIRPVSAFISGSPQDMESQLGNLGIPPGWFSGLGGSQPTATGSWEGLSELPTHGYKLRHQTQGRPRPPRTTPPGPGRPSMPAPGTRQENGMATRLDEGLEDFFSRRVMEESSSYPRTLRTVRPGLSEPPLPPLQKKRRRGLFHFRRPRSFKGDRGPGSPTTGLLLPPPPPPPPTQESPPSPDPPSLGNNSSPCWSPEEESGLLPGFGGGRGPSFCRKMGTEVSEPGEGGPAPGIAQQPRVHGVALPGLERAKGWSFDGKREGPGADQEGSTQAWQKRRSSDDAGPGSWKPPPPPQSTKPSFSAMRRAEATWHIAEESAPNHSCQSPSPASQDGEEEKEGTLFPERTLPARNAKLQDPALAPRPPKPVAVPRGRRPPQEPGVREEAEAGDVTPGGNKPQLRLGSQQDQEEPEVQGLPDPGRRTAPLKPKRTRRAQSCDKLEPDRRRPPDPTGTSEPGTD; encoded by the exons ATGGCCAAGCCCAGCGTGGAGCTCACCCGCGAGTTGCAAG ACAGTATCCGGAGGTGCCTGAGCCAAGGCGCCGTGCTCCAACAACATCGTGTGAAGTTGGAGACAAAACCCAAGAAGTTTGAGGACCGAGTGCTG gccttgacctcctggcgcCTCCACCTCTTCCCCCTGAAAGTCCCAGCCAAG GTGGAGAGCTCCTTCAATGTCCTGGAGATCCGTGCCTTCAACACGCTCAGTCAGAACCAG ATCCTGGTGGAGACGGAGCGTGGCATGGTGAGCATGCGGCTGCCATCAGCTGAAAGTGTGGACCAGGTGACACGACATGTGAGCTCTGCCCTGTCCAAGGTCTGCCCTGGCCCTGG GTGTTTGATCCGGCGTGGAAACGCAGACACCCCAGAGGGGCCCCGAGACACATCCCCCAACTCTGAGACTTCCACATCTACCACCCACAGTGTCTGCG GTGGCTTCTCTGAGACCTACGCTGCTCTGTGTGACTACAATGGGTTACACTGCCGTGAGGAGGTTCAATGG GATGTGGACACCATCTACCATGCTGAAGATAACCGGGAGTTCAATCTCTTGGATTTCAGCCACTTGGAGAGCCG AGACTTGGCCCTAATGGTAGCAGCCCTGGCCTACAACCAGTGGTTCACCAAACTCTACTGCAAGGACTTGCGACTG GGCTCTGAAGTGCTAGAACAGGTGCTACATACCCTGAGCAAGTCGGGGAGCCTCGAAGAGCTGGTGCTGGACAACGCCGGGCTTAAGAC GGATTTTGTCCAGAAGCTGGCCGGGGTGTTTGGGGAGAACGGGAGCTGTGTGCTGCATGCCCTCACTCTGTCCCACAACCCCATCGAGGACAAGG GCTTCTTCAGTCTGAGCCAGCAGCTCCTCTGCTTCCCCACTGGCCTCACCaaactgtgcctggccaagactgCCATTTCCCCTCGAG GGCTCCAGGCACTCGGCCAGACCTTCGGGGCCAACCCAGCATTTGCCAGCTCCCTTCGATACCTGGACCTGAGCAAGAACCCTGGGCTCCTCGCCACGGACGAGGCCAAT GCCCTCTACAGTTTCCTGGCCCAACCCAATGCTCTGGTGCACCTGGACCTGTCAGGAACTGACTGCGTCATCGACTTG CTTCTCGGTGCCCTACTCCACGGCTGCTGCTCCCACCTCACCTACCTCAACCTGGCTCGCAACAGCTGCTCCCACag GAAGGGTCGAGAGTCCCCGCCGGCCTTCAAGCAGTTCTTCAGCAGCGCCTACACACTGAGCCACGTCAACCTGTCAGCCACAAAGCTGCCCCTGGAGGCCCTCAG GGCGCTGCTTCAGGGCCTCTCCCTCAACAGTCACCTCAGTGACCTACACCTGGATCTCAGCAGCTGTGAG CTCCGCTCAGCGGGAGCCCAAGCCTTGCAGGAGCAGCTGGGAGCTGTCACCTGTGTAGGCAGCCTGGATCTGTCGGACAATG GGTTCGACTCGGACCTCCTGACACTGGTGCCGGCACTTGGCAAGAACAAGTCCCTCAAGCACCTGTTTTTGGGCAAGAACTTCAATGTCAAGGCCAA GACCCTGGAGGAGATCCTCCACAAGCTGGTGCAGCTAATCCAGGAAGAGGACTGT TCCCTGCAGTCACTGTCGGTGGCAGACTCCCGGCTGAAGCTTCGCACCAGCATCCTCATCAATGCCCTGGGCAGCAACACCTGCCTGGCCAAGGTGGATCTGAGCGGCAATGGCATGGAGGACATCGGGGCCAAGATGCTGTCTAAGGCCTTGCAGATAAACTCCTCCCTCAG AACTATCCTATGGGATCGGAACAATACATCTGCCCTGGGCTTCCTGGACATCGCAAGGGCCCTGGAGAG CAACCACACGCTGCGCTTCATGTCCTTCCCCGTGAGCGACATCTCCCAAGCCTATCGCAGCGCCCCTGAGCGCACGGAGGACGTCTGGCAGAAG atccaatggtgcttagTGAGGAACAACCACTCCCAGACGTGCCCCCAGGAGCAGGCCTTCAGGTTGCAGCAGGGCCTGGTGACCAGCAGCGCCGAGCAA atGCTGCAGCGGCTGTGTGGACGAGTGCAGGAGGAGGTGCGGGCCCTGAGACTCTGCCCCCTGGAGCCCGTGCAGGATGAGCTACTCTACGCTCGGGACCTCATCAAAGATGCCAAGAACTCCCGGGCG CTGTTTCCCAGCCTCTATGAGCTGGGCCACGTACTGGCCAATGACGGGCCTGTGCGGCAGAGGCTGGAATCAGTAGCAAGCGAGGTGTCCAAAGCTGTGGACAAGGAGCTGCAG GTGATCCTGGAGTCCATGGTCAGCCTGACACAGGAGTTATGCCCTGTGGCCATGCGGGTGGCCGAGGGGCACAACAAGATGCTGAGCAATGTGGCGGAGCGTGTCACAGTGCCCCGGAACTTCATCCGAGGGGCACTGCTGGAGCAAGCAGGACAGGACATTCAGAACAAGCTGGA TGAAGTCAAGCTCTCAGTCGTCACCTACCTAACCAACTCCATAGTGGATGAGATCCTGCAAGAGCTCTACCACTCCCACAAGAGCCTG GCCCGGCACCTGACCCAGCTAAGGACGCTGTCAGATCCACCAGGGTGCCCAGGCCAAGGGCAGGATCTGTCCTCCCGGGGCCGAGGCCGGAACCATGACCATGAGGAGACCACAGATGATGAACTTGGGACCAACATT GACACCATGGCCATCAAAAAGCAGAAACGCTGCCGCAAGATCCGGCCGGTGTCTGCCTTCATCA GCGGGAGCCCTCAGGACATGGAAAGCCAACTGGGGAACCTGGGAATCCCCCCTGGCTGGTTCTCAGGACTCGGGGGCAGCCAGCCCACAGCTACTGGCTCCTGGGAAGGTCTATCTGAGCTGCCCACTCATGGTTACAAACTAAGGCATCAAACACAAGGGAGGCCCCGCCCCCCCAGGACCACGCCTCCAGGACCTGGTCGGCCCAGT atgccagcacctggGACTCGTCAAGAGAATGGGATGGCCACCCGCCTGGATGAGGGGCTGGAGGACTTCTTCAGCCGAAGGGTCATGGAGGAAAGTTCCAG CTACCCCCGGACTCTGAGGACCGTACGGCCAGGACTCTCAGAGCCACCGCTGCCTCCACTCCAGAAGAAAAGGCGCCGGGGCCTGTTTCACTTTCGCAGGCCCCGGAGCTTCAAGGGGGACAGGGGGCCGGGGTCCCCCACCACTGgactcctcctccctccacccccaccccctcccccgaCTCAGGAGAGCCCCCCTAGCCCAGACCCCCCAAGCCTCGGCAATAACTCCTCTCCCTGCTGGAGCCCAGAGGAGGAGAGCGGCCTCCTGCCTGGATTTGGTGGGGGCCGGGGGCCTTCCTTCTGCAGGAAGATG GGCACTGAGGTGTCGGAGCCAGGGGAGGGGGGCCCAGCCCCTGGGATAGCACAGCAGCCACGGGTTCACGGTGTTGCCCTTCCTGGGTTGGAAAGAGCCAAGGGTTGGAGCTTCGATGGGAAACGAGAG GGCCCAGGCGCAGACCAGGAGGGCAGCACCCAGGCCTGGCAGAAACGGCGCTCTTCGGATGATGCAG GGCCTGGATCCTGGaagcccccaccaccaccccaaaGCACCAAACCAAGCTTCAGTGCCATGCGCCGAGCAGAGGCCACGTGGCACATAG CTGAAGAGAGTGCCCCCAACCACAGCTGCCAGagtcccagcccagcctcccaagatggggaagaggagaaggaggggacCCTCTTCCCAGAGAGGACACTTCCAGCTAGGAATGCCAAG CTACAGGACCCTGCTCTAGCTCCACGGCCTCCCAAGCCAGTGGCTGTGCCCAGGGGCCGCCGGCCTCCCCAGGAGCCAGGGGtcagggaggaggctgaggctggggatgTAACTCCAGGAGGCAACAAACCCCAGCTGAGGCTGGGATCACAGCAAGACCAAGAGGAGCCCGAAGTCCAAG GGCTCCCTGATCCAGGCCGGCGGACTGCCCCACTGAAACCCAAGAGGACACGGCGGGCACAGTCCTGTGACAAGCTGGAACCTGATAGAAGACGGCCTCCTGACCCCACAG GAACCAGTGAGCCAGGAACAGACTGA